AATCAGCCACTGAGAGCATGTTTGCCTTGCTGGTGATGCTGggtgacacagtgacacagtgacTTGTGGATGTCCCGTGACTTCCTTAACACGCGGCCCAAAGCTTCACATTTTCAccaatgttttatattttattaaagccCAAATGGTTCTGGGTGTGTTACATGTGGCCTCGGGCAGGCAGGGACTGTGGGACACTGCCATCTGGAGCTGTCTGACATCACACACCTAAAATACAGGTATCTGGGCTGAAGTTGTCACCTTAGTTCCCTCTAAAACAAATCCAGATAAATACCTCTGGAGGATGATAAATCTCATCTGAAAACTTGTGTgagaaaagcagatttctcCAGACATGTAAGCTAAGCAGAATATTTCTCCACTTGTATGCCCATCGACCACAGAGTCCAGAGAACTACCAACACACATCACTTGTAAATGGCGAAACGCAGCTGAGGGATTCAGACAAAGCCACTCTTTCTACCGTCTGACGCACGTGTTGTGTGGCCGGTGCAAGGAAGCTCTTACTAGAGAGCAAGGGCTACAGCATCCCACTACGAAAACACATAACCAGGAAACTAATTTGAAGtgtttatttatgtatttatctGATGAAATCTCTTAAACCAGCGCTACGCTTTCTGGTAGTTAAAACGCGTTTCTCGACACAACCTGACACAGGAGCCAGTCCCATACCACACCAAGATGGCGGGAGTCGGAGGACTACAACTCCCAGCAAGGCGCACACCGCCGTGGAGGCCATCCGCGCCATGGATGTTATCCTCCTTGACCGCAGGGCACGATGGGAGTTGTAGGCACGGGGCCGTGTGGCCACGGTCTGGTGCATgcgcagcggcggcggcggacgCGGCGCGTGGCAGGAAGCGGAAGAAGGCAGCCGCGCTCGGAGCCTGACGTGTCCCTCCCTCCGCGGCCGCCGCTCGCTGCTGCTCGGCCGGCGCCGCCATGGGCAGTGAGTACCGGGGCTCCCCCTGCTTTAGCGGCTCCCACTGGGCTCTTGCTTCTCCCCTCTGGCCGGGAAAGCGCTGTTCCTGGGGGTGGCACCTCATCCCGGGGAAGGAACCGATCTGTGTGCCCCGTGCCAGGTTGAGGGCGCGGTATCGGGGTGCgggggggggcgggggcagGATGTCACCTCGGGCATGACTCTTCCAGGGACATTGTCAGAGGGACTGTGTCTGCATCCCGGAGTGATCCGATCAGTGTGAATCTGCAGGATCCCGTACCTCGAGAAAAAGCTACTTGAAAAGCGTCTTAGTCGATAACTGTGTCACTGTAGATGTTGGAGAGACCCTTGATTTGCATTAAATTGAATATCGCGGTCCAACCGTAACTTTTCAGACATAATCGTTTGAAATTAAGACAATATCTTTTGTGGGCTGGTCTTAAAGCTTTACTAAGTTGCCACTGAAGTTGCAACGTTCCATGAAAAGGTGGAAAGGCACCAGTAATTTCAGTTCTGTACTGTTGTACTCTTCATACTTCAAATGCAACCTAGATTTGTCTTAGCAGATTTAGAATTAACTCTTCTTCAAATTGAGAGCTCTCTGCTTATGGGAGAACTTGTGACTTTGCAAATCCCTTCTTCTTATGCTTATTTTAAGACAGACTCCTGATCTAACAATGTCTCCTTTTGGCTGGAGGGGATCATGGCATGAGATGTTCTGTAGACTAACTTGAATTGATGCTTCTGAATTGTGTGGTTAGGAACTGTGGCGATAACCTGTATGGCCCAAAAGTGTGTAGGAATTTTAAACTGTATGTCTCAAAAGTAAAATGTTTACAATACCCAAGGCACCTTTTTCTCTAATATCAAGACTGGTGAGAAGCTACCATGAAGTAAAAGTTCTGGGGTGTTGATGAACTCATATAAAGCAATGACAAAGGTTTTTTGGTGCTGTCAACCTACTTGGTGAAATGGGAAAATGCTTGGCTTTCTTTAATTCTGTTCCCAGTCCATACTGTACTTAAAATGTGCTAGATGAATCTCTGTGTAATTAGATAAGAATTTAATAAAACAACACACCCCCTGCtccaaactaaccaaccaaaaGTTCCCCAGAACCGGGACTTTTATTATATAACGTACATGTCCAAATTCAATTCAGCTCGAGCTTTTTCCAGTGTTCATTGTATCTGTGTGTTCACTTTGTCTTTTAACTTATTTCTGTACAGTAAAATTTCTTGAAGTGATCAAGCCCTTTTGTGTTATCTTGCCTGAAATTCAAAAGCCAGAACGGAAGGTAggttaataaaattttcttcctaggtttgtgtttgtgtgatATAAGATGTTCAGAGTTTGTgtttgtgggatttggggtttgttccCTGATGGGAGGATGGCAGTTTTAGGTACAGTTGTTTTTAGTGGAGTGCATGTGTGATGCATCTCCACTAAATCACATTCACATGTGAATGTGATTGTACAAGAATGAATGCGGTTGGGCAGATTTGTTTATGTCAGAGCAGTGCATGGTGAGATGTTGAAGGCGGTACAGACTGGAATGCAAACCAGACTAAGTTAAAGCAGCAACTTGAAAATCTTTGCTTATAAAGTCTAATCTAAGATTATTTGCTGGCATAAGCTGCTCCCTATTACTGCGAATTTTTTCATCATAAGCTTTTACTCATGAAAATGTGAAACTCATTTCTGTTGAAGTACTAGAATTACCTTGCTTCGACATAAGCTTGTTTATTTGGATTAAATTTTGAATAAAGCTTTGTAGCTTTCTTTGGTTTTATATGGGATGAAAGGGATGAAGGGTACGTTATTTTCTTTAGGGTGGTATACTTTGTCCCTccacaaaaaaatcaagtgtgCTACTATGAAAGTTTGTTTGATGGACTAAGTCTTGTTATCTTGACAGCTTTATCATCTGTTGTTGATTTTGTGTTTATTCCCGTTAGATTCAGTTTAAGGAAAAGGTACTATGGACAGCTATCACACTCTTCATCTTCTTAGTATGCTGTCAGGTATGTTTGCTTCCCTTTTTGAGGAAGAGCTGAAATGTTTAAAGCACGCTATGAAGTCTCTAATTTAATCTCTTGGTTGGAAATGCAGATTCCCTTGTTTGGCATTATGTCATCAGACTCTGCAGATCCTTTCTACTGGATGAGAGTGATTTTGGCGTCAAATAGAGGTATGGCCAGACTTtcaggagggattttttttaacttgaatcAAAATAGGTTTGGACTTGCATTCTGTTCCACTGTAATGAATATAAAAACTGAAGTTGagagagaaaagtaatttttctgtattatttaaAGTCATAAATCAGTGTGGCATTGGGAAAGGCGCAGATTTCTGGACAAAATGAGTTTATGGTTGACTGTGTACAATCTATTATATATACAAAAATTAAGcgtgtttttgtttgtttgtttgttttttgtttgttttgggttttttgggttttttttgtgtggggttttgtttgtttgttttttgttttgtttttggtttttggggggggggggcgtgttgtttttttggtgttttttttgaggaaaatggTTAGGGAAGAGACAGGTCCTAATTACGTGCATTGCTGCTGTTGCAATCTTCAAGATTTGTGTTTCAAAATCATATTCCTTGAGTGCTGTGGTTTCCTGGGTGACATCTTTGAGTCTGTCACACAGAAGATGGAAATGCAGAGTAGTTTATATGAATTTCAGTTTCTTGTAGAGGCTTTCCAAGTCAGGTATGAAGATTAAAATTCATGATAGTTtatataattttctgtttcttggaGAGGCTTTCTAATGCAGCTATGAATTAAGAATTATGACAGTTTCCTGAGTTCACTTTATCATTCTATATCATTTGAGCTATCAGTTTATCTCATACATTGTTTTATGCAGAGTAAATCTATTCTTGACAGCAAAAGTCTTTTTCAGTGACACTATTTTTGAGATACTGGGGAGTACTACGTATCAAACTGACTCCTAATGAACTTTTGTTATCATTGATAACTTTTACGTATATGGAGATTTTGAGTTTTAGATCTTCTCCATTGTGATGTAAAGGTTGATAAAAATTAGCTTTGAGCTTCACTGTTCTTACTATGTCTGGCAGGAACGTTGATGGAGCTGGGCATTTCACCCATTGTCACTTCAGGGCTCATCATGCAACTCTTGGCAGGTGCTAAGATAATTGAAGTTGGTGACACCCCAAAGGACAGAGCTCTCTTCAATGGAGCCCAGAAACGTGAGTAAAAGCTCATGTTGGGCACTGTTGGTTTTAGAGTATCTCATCCTAACAGTGAAAAGTATGAATTTACCATGGGATGAATGGTGCAGTTGGACTTGTGGATTTCTGTTGTGCTGTGTGTCATGTTCTGCTGCAGATACCTGTATTTCATTGGTCTTTTACTGACAGCTCTCTGTCCTGTTGGGTGTTAAGCTTCAGAAAGttgtgaaaaggaaaagtgtCAGTGCAATTGGCATTGCTGCTGTAGTCTCCTCAAATAAGTGAAGCAATGTAGAGACTGTGGAGACTCAACTTTTGACCTGTAATAGTCAGTGTTAATCTGAGTATTTCATAGTGATTAAGATGTTGGTTGTAGCTGTTTATACTTTGCAGCTCCAGGCATGAGTCTTTCTCATCAAGAAGGGGTCTCTGTGGTCAGTTGATAATGACTTCCAGAAAAAAACGTGCATTTCATAGCTATTCGAAGCTGTACGTTATTTATTGATACGTGtactggaaaaataataaataactaCAGTATTGTCTTAATACCCTCAGAGTTTTCAGTATCTAAAGCAGCCTTTGGTAACCAAACCTACTTGCTTCTAAGTGCATTTGTCTCTGAACTATCTGTGTGCATCTCTGTTTTCAGTGCCAGATTTCAGACAGCAAAATTAACTTGCTCTTGAATTTAAACATCCTGTGACTTACCTATTCATTCCCAaatgttgtggtttaaccccatCTGGCAACTAAGTATCACATCAGACATTTGCTCTCTCTCCTCTGGGAAGGAGGGgacaatcagaaaaaaaacaaaactaaactgGTGGATTGAGATAAAAACAATTCAGTAACTGATACAAAGTACAatataataacaacaataacaacaactgtaacaaaaaggagagagagaaataaaatctcaaagaaacaagtgatgcacaatacaGTGCTCACCACTGCCTGACCAATGCCCAGCCAGTTCCTGAGCAGAGATCAGCCCCTCCTGGCCCATCCCCCTAGTTGATGTGCTGAGCCTGATATTccatggtatggaatatccctctggccacTTAGGGTCAGCTGTCCTTGTcatgctccctcccagcttcttgtgcaccttctggctggcagagcaggggacacTGAGAAGTCCTTGACTTGGGGTAAGCAACAACTAAAACAACAGCTCATCAGCCTGTTATCAGCATTACTCTCATGgaaaatccaaaccacagcactCTACCAGCTActacaaagaaaattatctcAGCTGAAACTAAGGTTCTCTACAAAGAAgtgatttctgtttctctgattGCTCACTGACATAAATATCCAGGACAAGttcatactttttctttttattctgtagTGTTTGGAATGATCATTACCATTGGACAGTCTATTGTGTATGTAATGACTGGAATGTACGGAGACCCATCTGAGATGGGTGCTGGTATCTGCTTGCTTATCACAATCCAGGTAATTTCTAGTCTTCTCTACTTACTCTTCCCCTGAAAGGGTCAAAAAATTAGCCTTATGGACAGGCTGTCCCacatgcagagaaaaaaggCCCAAATGTACCTGCGTCTTCATGTATAATCTAATCTTTTAATACACATTATTTTtctaacaaaatgaaaaagacatGGAACTAatgctgtatttctttttttactgtagCTTTTTGTTGCTGGTTTGATAGTTCTGCTCTTGGATGAGCTGCTCCAGAAAGGATATGGTCTTGGTTCTGGCATCTCTCTCTTCATTGCTACCAATATCTGTGAGACCATTGTGTGGAAAGCATTCAGCCCCACCACAGTGAACACTGGACGAGGTAATATGGTAGAGTCTGTTTTCTTTACCAATAGTTTGTATAAAAAGgcaacatctttttttttttttcactgttaatGCCAAATGCTGTTACTACCATCTTGGTTGTGTAGTGAATCTTGCTAatgcagcagatgctgctgtgcAAAGTGCATgcacaaagacattttttctcAATTTGTATCTCACAAGATATTTACTGAACTTGAATCTCTTACAGTGCCTTCATTAAAAGTCAGCAGTAGTGGACTGCCATTGTATTACGGTTGCTGCCCAACTTACTGACCAAATATTAGCTGTTTCTTTCTGCTCATTGCCTTTTTTACACTTTGCCCTAAAGACCTTATTCTCCAAACGTTACTGGAGATGATCCTGTTTGCTGCTCTATAGTAGAAAACAGAATTGTGGTTATGCCATTTGCTGTAATCCAAACAATAACTTGTGTCTCACCACAACTGACACTAGAAAGCCTGATGCTTCCCTGTAagcttactttttttttttttgatcaggaggaggaaagaaagaactTCGTGCTTGTCAGTGTTTCTAGAGACCAATAAAGTTATCTCATGCTGGGTTATGATTTTGTTTCTAGGCCACTAcaaggggtttttaaaaaaatcttggagATAACATGGCTGATATGAAGGGTGACAGCGTAAAAGCCTGAGAACACGCTCAAGATGCAAAAGACTCAGAGAACTCTCATTCTGAATCCTGTAATTCAGAAGTATGCGTAATGGGACAAAACACTGAAGCTTGGAGATAATAACAgctcacctttttcttttcctttgcaagGCATGGAATTTGAAGGAGCTATCATTGCTCTGTTCCATCTTCTGGCTACTCGCACAGACAAAGTCCGAGCTCTTCGTGAGGCCTTTTACCGTCAAAATCTTCCCAACCTCATGAATCTGATCGCCACCATCTTTGTCTTTGCAATTGTCATTTACTTCCAGGTCAGTTGAAATAATGAGGGTTGTAGAACTATATGGAAGTAGGTCTGAAATTTGCTTCTTTCTACAAGAAATTATATAGTCACAAGGCTCATTCTTGTACCTGCAGCATCTGGATGTTTATTATACACTGCCTCCTCTTAATCAGTTGCCACACTTACTGTAGTCACACTTACTGTAGTCACACAGAAGCCTTGAAACTTTGGtctctgaaaaaagaaacaaaaaaaccaaataaaaatacctAGATGCACGTGTGCATGTGATATTGTCTAACCCAAATGCTGTTGCTTTTTACTGGGAAATACTTTGAAGTTTTTAGACCTGTGTGTCTCTTACTGTTTGTTGCTGAAGAATATAGGAagttttaatgtttcttttcctggatGCTTTATTCAGTCTTCTTGAAACTTCAGATTTCTTCTGATGTCTTAAGTCTTTCATACCTTcttgtgtgtgagtgtgtgtttAGACAACCATGCAGGCTTGCAGACCCTTTGCAGAAGGGGTCTCATGGAGAGGAGAGCCCTCTGGGCAGAGTGTACTTGCACAAAATGATGGCAGATTTCTTCTGTCGCTGTCAAGGACTTGCACTTGCAATTTACAATCTCTGGTATGGGTTTATGTCCAGATGTAATGGGGGACTTccttttcaaaacttttcaggGCTTCAGAGTAGATCTTCCCATCAAATCTGCTCGCTACCGGGGCCAGTACAACACCTACCCTATCAAGTTGTTCTATACTTCCAACATTCCCATTATTCTCCAGTCTGCCCTGGTGTCAAACTTGTATGTCATCTCCCAGATGCTTTCTGCCCGCTTCAGTGGCAACTTGCTGGTCAGCCTGCTGGGCACCTGGTCTGTGAGTATTCCTTCTCATCTTGCATATATCTTTACAAGGGCACCATTGAAAAGTGGGGTGGAAGAGATGTTCTATGAATATTAAGACACACTTTGATAGGTAGTCAAGCACACTAAAACTCCTAAGTTAgtaatttatttgaatttatgGTAACATGTGAGGCTTGCTGTGATGAATGTAAATGTGTGTGCTGCTTCAGTAGTAATTATGCAAAGTGGCACAGAGGTGATACAAACTTTTCTAAGACTTGGCTTAATGGCTAAGAAACAGTGGGAAGATTGGTGACTGACTGCTTGCTTCCTTCTTCCAGGACACATCATCTGGAGGCCCTGCTCGTGCTTACCCAGTCGGTGGGCTCTGTTATTACCTGTCACCTCCAGAgtctttttcttcagtgttggAAGACCCTGTACATGCAGTTGTTTATATTGTATTTATGTTGGGCTCCTGTGCTTTCTTCTCTAAGACGTGGATAGAGGTCTCTGGCTCCTCTGCCAAAGATGTAagtttaaaattac
This portion of the Prinia subflava isolate CZ2003 ecotype Zambia chromosome 14, Cam_Psub_1.2, whole genome shotgun sequence genome encodes:
- the SEC61A1 gene encoding protein transport protein Sec61 subunit alpha; its protein translation is MGIKFLEVIKPFCVILPEIQKPERKIQFKEKVLWTAITLFIFLVCCQIPLFGIMSSDSADPFYWMRVILASNRGTLMELGISPIVTSGLIMQLLAGAKIIEVGDTPKDRALFNGAQKLFGMIITIGQSIVYVMTGMYGDPSEMGAGICLLITIQLFVAGLIVLLLDELLQKGYGLGSGISLFIATNICETIVWKAFSPTTVNTGRGMEFEGAIIALFHLLATRTDKVRALREAFYRQNLPNLMNLIATIFVFAIVIYFQGFRVDLPIKSARYRGQYNTYPIKLFYTSNIPIILQSALVSNLYVISQMLSARFSGNLLVSLLGTWSDTSSGGPARAYPVGGLCYYLSPPESFSSVLEDPVHAVVYIVFMLGSCAFFSKTWIEVSGSSAKDVAKQLKEQQMVMRGHRETSMVHELNRYIPTAAAFGGLCIGALSVLADFLGAIGSGTGILLAVTIIYQYFEIFVKEQSEVGSMGALLF